TCGACGGCGGCGAGCCGGGAAAACCCATCTACTTCGCCTACAAGGGGAAGGTCTACGACGTAACCGAGAGCCCCCTCTTCCTCGAAGGCATGCACTTCGAACACTACGCCGGCTGCGACCTTACGGAC
Above is a genomic segment from Thermodesulfobacteriota bacterium containing:
- a CDS encoding cytochrome b5 domain-containing protein produces the protein MKKFTEDELKEFDGGEPGKPIYFAYKGKVYDVTESPLFLEGMHFEHYAGCDLTDYMEDSPHGEESLEELKVVGEYEE